The following coding sequences are from one Roseburia hominis A2-183 window:
- the atpC gene encoding ATP synthase F1 subunit epsilon: MNTFSLKVIACDRVFFDGRCEQVVLPLHDGEKAIQAHHENMVFAVEIGEIRITDETGEEIVGVTGTGFAQIINNRAMVIVDTCESPEEIDVRRAEEAKERAQEQLRQKQSIQEYYRSKASLARAMSRLKVGKKDRPTGY; encoded by the coding sequence ATGAATACATTTAGTCTGAAAGTGATTGCCTGTGACCGTGTCTTTTTTGACGGAAGATGTGAGCAGGTCGTTCTGCCGCTGCATGACGGAGAGAAAGCAATCCAGGCGCATCACGAAAATATGGTGTTTGCCGTTGAGATCGGCGAGATCCGCATCACGGACGAAACAGGCGAGGAGATCGTGGGTGTGACAGGCACCGGATTTGCACAGATCATCAATAACCGTGCAATGGTGATTGTTGACACCTGTGAGTCCCCGGAGGAGATCGATGTGCGGCGTGCCGAGGAGGCAAAAGAGCGTGCACAGGAGCAGCTCCGCCAGAAACAGAGCATTCAGGAGTATTATCGTTCCAAAGCATCGCTGGCGCGCGCGATGTCGCGCCTCAAGGTCGGGAAAAAAGACCGTCCGACCGGATATTAA
- the atpD gene encoding F0F1 ATP synthase subunit beta, giving the protein MKKGKIVQVMGPVVDVEFEDNDLPYIKDALEVDNNGKRCVMEVAQHIGNNTVRCIMLAASEGLCKDMEVIAEGGGIKVPVGNKTLGRLFNVLGDTLDGGESLDGEEHWVIHRDPPSFEDQSPVVEVLETGIKVIDLLAPYAKGGKIGLFGGAGVGKTVLIQELIRNIATEHGGYSIFTGVGERSREGNDLWSEMKESGVLDKTALVFGQMNEPPGARMRVAETGLTMAEYFRDEEHQNVLLFIDNIFRFTQAGSEVSALLGRMPSAVGYQPTLATEMGELQERIASTKNGSVTSVQAVYVPADDLTDPAPATTFAHLDATTVLSRKIVEQGIYPAVDPLESNSRILEEDVVGKEHYETARRVQEILQKYTELQDIIAILGMEELSEEDKLVVYRARKIQKFLSQPFHVAENFTGVPGKYVPLKETVRGFKAIIDGEMDEYPEAAFFNVGTIDDVIERAKEMGA; this is encoded by the coding sequence ATGAAGAAAGGTAAAATTGTACAGGTCATGGGACCTGTCGTTGACGTAGAATTTGAAGATAATGACCTTCCATATATTAAAGATGCGCTTGAAGTGGACAACAACGGAAAGCGCTGCGTGATGGAGGTTGCACAGCACATCGGCAATAATACCGTCCGCTGCATCATGCTCGCGGCAAGCGAGGGCTTATGCAAGGATATGGAGGTTATTGCCGAGGGCGGCGGTATCAAGGTTCCGGTTGGAAATAAGACCCTGGGCAGACTGTTTAACGTGCTCGGAGATACACTCGACGGAGGCGAAAGCCTTGACGGTGAGGAACACTGGGTGATTCACAGAGATCCGCCATCTTTTGAAGACCAGAGCCCGGTCGTTGAGGTGCTTGAGACCGGTATTAAGGTCATCGATCTTTTGGCACCGTATGCAAAGGGCGGTAAGATCGGTCTCTTCGGAGGTGCCGGAGTCGGTAAGACGGTATTGATTCAGGAGCTGATCCGCAACATTGCGACAGAGCATGGCGGATATTCCATTTTTACCGGCGTCGGAGAGCGTTCCAGAGAGGGAAATGACCTGTGGTCTGAGATGAAGGAATCCGGCGTACTGGATAAGACGGCGTTAGTGTTCGGACAGATGAACGAGCCGCCGGGAGCACGTATGAGAGTTGCTGAGACGGGACTTACGATGGCAGAATATTTCCGCGATGAGGAGCATCAGAATGTACTTCTGTTCATCGATAATATTTTCCGTTTTACACAGGCAGGATCTGAGGTATCCGCGCTGCTTGGACGTATGCCGTCCGCAGTAGGTTATCAGCCGACCCTGGCGACGGAGATGGGCGAACTGCAGGAGCGGATTGCCTCCACGAAGAACGGATCTGTTACTTCGGTACAGGCTGTTTACGTGCCTGCAGATGACCTGACAGACCCGGCTCCGGCGACGACATTTGCACATCTGGATGCCACCACGGTACTTTCCAGAAAGATCGTAGAGCAGGGTATTTACCCGGCGGTAGATCCGCTTGAGTCCAACTCCCGTATCCTCGAGGAGGACGTCGTTGGAAAAGAGCACTATGAGACTGCCAGAAGAGTACAGGAGATTTTACAGAAGTACACAGAACTGCAGGATATCATTGCAATTCTCGGTATGGAGGAGCTGTCCGAGGAGGATAAGCTCGTGGTATACCGTGCAAGAAAGATCCAGAAGTTCTTATCCCAGCCGTTCCACGTGGCAGAGAACTTTACCGGCGTGCCGGGCAAGTATGTGCCGCTTAAGGAGACGGTAAGAGGATTCAAGGCAATTATTGACGGTGAGATGGATGAGTATCCGGAAGCAGCGTTCTTCAATGTAGGTACGATCGATGATGTGATCGAGCGTGCGAAGGAGATGGGGGCATGA
- the atpG gene encoding ATP synthase F1 subunit gamma gives MANTKEIQKRMKSIRDTMKITSAMYMISSAKLRSAKQKLEQTEPYFYALQGSISRFLRHIPEVQNRYFDQKKEIPEEEKRRGYIVITADKGLAGAYNHNVIKMAHELFTQGENNKLFVVGELGRQYFAKEGLAVDAEFKYTVQNPSLHRARVIADHVMDLYAENELDEVYIIYTKMENSFSMNAEKMKLLPLVKEDFLHPAPADIYQEEIRVESSMEAILEHVVPNYVTGYIYCALVESFASEHNSRMMAMQAATDSAKDMIQTLSIEYNRVRQAAITQQITEVSGGAKAQKNKKKK, from the coding sequence ATGGCAAATACCAAGGAAATTCAAAAGCGAATGAAAAGTATCCGGGATACCATGAAGATTACAAGCGCCATGTATATGATATCCTCTGCCAAACTGCGCAGTGCCAAGCAGAAGCTTGAGCAGACGGAACCTTATTTCTATGCACTTCAGGGTTCCATTTCCAGATTCCTGCGCCACATTCCGGAGGTGCAGAACCGCTATTTCGACCAGAAGAAGGAGATTCCGGAGGAAGAAAAGCGGCGTGGATATATCGTGATCACTGCGGATAAGGGTCTGGCAGGAGCATACAACCACAACGTCATCAAGATGGCGCATGAGCTTTTCACGCAGGGCGAGAACAATAAGCTGTTTGTCGTCGGCGAGCTCGGACGCCAGTATTTTGCGAAAGAGGGTCTCGCGGTGGATGCGGAGTTCAAGTATACCGTGCAGAACCCGTCGCTTCACCGCGCGCGTGTCATTGCGGATCACGTCATGGATCTGTACGCGGAAAATGAGCTTGATGAGGTATATATCATCTACACAAAGATGGAAAACTCTTTTTCTATGAATGCGGAGAAGATGAAACTTCTTCCGCTTGTGAAGGAAGACTTCCTGCATCCTGCCCCGGCGGATATCTACCAGGAGGAGATCCGGGTGGAGTCATCCATGGAGGCGATTCTGGAGCATGTAGTACCGAACTATGTCACCGGATATATCTACTGTGCGCTGGTAGAGTCGTTTGCCAGCGAGCATAATTCCAGAATGATGGCAATGCAGGCGGCAACGGACAGCGCGAAGGACATGATACAGACGCTGTCGATCGAGTACAACCGGGTACGGCAGGCGGCGATCACACAGCAGATCACAGAGGTGAGCGGCGGTGCGAAAGCGCAGAAGAACAAGAAAAAGAAATAA
- the atpA gene encoding F0F1 ATP synthase subunit alpha encodes MGSINSEEIISILKTEIENYDMVTGEQEVGSVIWVGDGIATIYGIEHAMYGEIVIFENGVRGMVQDIKRDQIGCIILGKDTGIKEGTKVTRTKKKAGVPVGNAYLGRIVNALGAPIDGKGDIPADDYRPIEQEAPGIVDRQSVKQPLETGILAIDAMFPIGRGQRELIIGDRQTGKTSIAVDTILNQKGKDVICIYVAIGQKASTVAKLVNTLTKNDAMDYSIILSSTASESASLQYIAPYAGTAMAEYFMHQGKDVLIVYDDLSKHAVAYRALSLLLERSPGREAYPGDVFYLHSRLLERSSKLSDELGGGSITALPIIETQAGDVSAYIPTNVISITDGQIFLESDLFFSGMRPAVNVGLSVSRVGGAAQTKAMKKASGTIRIDLAQYREMEVFTQFASDLDDMTKEQLQHGKCLMELLKQPLCHPMSLADQVITLVAANKRLMLDVDTAKTKEFQLGMLDYIHVQHAELVTKINEEKVLDDAITEQIVEAVKEYKSR; translated from the coding sequence GTGGGTTCCATAAATTCAGAGGAGATTATCTCCATACTGAAAACAGAGATAGAAAATTATGATATGGTGACCGGTGAGCAGGAAGTCGGCTCTGTCATCTGGGTAGGAGACGGAATTGCGACCATCTATGGCATTGAGCATGCCATGTATGGTGAGATCGTGATCTTCGAGAATGGCGTCAGAGGTATGGTGCAGGATATCAAGCGCGATCAGATCGGCTGTATCATTCTCGGAAAAGACACCGGCATCAAAGAGGGCACAAAGGTCACACGCACGAAGAAGAAGGCGGGTGTTCCGGTCGGAAATGCCTATCTTGGAAGAATTGTAAATGCACTGGGAGCGCCGATCGACGGCAAGGGAGATATTCCGGCGGACGATTACCGCCCGATCGAGCAGGAAGCGCCGGGCATTGTTGACCGTCAGTCGGTCAAGCAGCCGCTCGAGACCGGTATTCTGGCGATTGACGCCATGTTCCCGATCGGACGCGGGCAGCGGGAGCTGATTATCGGCGACAGACAGACCGGTAAGACGTCGATCGCAGTAGATACCATCTTGAACCAGAAGGGAAAAGATGTGATCTGTATTTATGTGGCGATCGGTCAGAAGGCATCGACCGTAGCAAAGCTTGTGAATACATTGACGAAGAATGATGCGATGGACTACTCCATCATTTTATCATCGACAGCCAGCGAGTCGGCATCGTTACAGTACATTGCACCGTATGCGGGAACCGCTATGGCAGAGTATTTCATGCATCAGGGCAAGGATGTCCTCATCGTATATGATGACCTCTCCAAGCACGCAGTGGCATATCGTGCACTGTCCCTTTTGCTGGAGCGTTCTCCGGGACGTGAGGCTTATCCGGGAGACGTATTTTATCTGCATTCCAGACTGCTGGAGCGTTCCAGCAAGCTTTCCGATGAGCTGGGCGGAGGTTCCATCACGGCGCTGCCGATCATTGAGACGCAGGCGGGCGATGTATCCGCATACATTCCGACCAATGTGATCTCCATCACAGACGGTCAGATCTTTTTGGAGAGTGATCTGTTCTTCTCAGGTATGCGTCCGGCAGTCAACGTCGGTCTCTCCGTATCCCGTGTCGGCGGTGCGGCGCAGACCAAGGCGATGAAGAAAGCGTCCGGTACGATCCGTATTGATCTGGCGCAGTATCGTGAGATGGAAGTGTTCACACAGTTTGCATCCGATCTGGACGACATGACAAAAGAGCAGTTACAGCACGGAAAATGCCTGATGGAGCTGTTAAAGCAGCCGCTCTGCCATCCAATGAGCCTGGCGGATCAGGTCATCACGCTGGTCGCTGCCAACAAGCGTCTGATGCTGGACGTAGACACGGCAAAGACGAAAGAATTCCAGCTGGGTATGTTAGATTACATCCATGTACAGCACGCGGAGCTTGTGACGAAGATCAACGAGGAAAAAGTGCTGGATGATGCGATTACGGAGCAGATTGTAGAGGCGGTTAAAGAATATAAGAGCAGGTGA
- the atpH gene encoding ATP synthase F1 subunit delta: MTQTANNYGTVLFELGVEKETVEEMKRIFSLTGELPRVLDCPVVSGREKHRLIEQLFPKEVWNFLKEMCDHGNVSEMEDVFKAYTRCYDEANGILKTVMYCAGTPDEEQLAQIKAYLAAKHHRETVELTICTQPELIGGFVLETGDLVEDYSVRGRIKNLEQKLTWR; encoded by the coding sequence ATGACACAAACAGCAAATAATTACGGAACGGTTCTTTTTGAGCTGGGCGTGGAGAAAGAGACTGTGGAAGAGATGAAGCGGATTTTCTCACTGACTGGCGAATTGCCGCGCGTGCTGGACTGTCCGGTGGTATCCGGCAGGGAAAAGCACAGGCTGATCGAGCAGCTGTTTCCGAAAGAGGTCTGGAATTTCTTAAAAGAAATGTGCGACCACGGAAACGTATCGGAGATGGAGGATGTCTTTAAAGCGTATACGCGCTGCTACGATGAGGCAAATGGAATTTTAAAGACCGTTATGTACTGCGCGGGTACACCGGATGAGGAGCAGCTTGCACAGATTAAAGCATATCTCGCCGCAAAGCACCACAGAGAGACGGTGGAGCTTACCATCTGCACACAGCCGGAACTGATCGGCGGATTTGTGCTGGAGACGGGAGATCTGGTGGAAGATTACAGCGTCCGGGGGCGGATCAAGAATTTAGAACAAAAATTGACATGGAGGTGA
- the atpF gene encoding F0F1 ATP synthase subunit B yields MQLLRIDWNVIFTIVNLIVLYLGLRKFLIGPVTKVMDQRKQLIEGQMADARHVNEQANELKAQYEDALKQAHEESAQIVEKARKSAQAEYESRMDAADTEAQKIIANAHKSIDLEREKTVQELQSQIAGLAMAATAKVLGDTDQAAQNKLMYEQFLAKTGGLNDTNSK; encoded by the coding sequence GATCGTATTATATCTGGGGCTCCGCAAATTTTTAATCGGACCGGTCACGAAAGTGATGGATCAGCGCAAGCAGCTGATCGAAGGGCAGATGGCGGACGCACGCCATGTAAATGAGCAGGCAAACGAGCTGAAAGCGCAGTATGAGGACGCCTTAAAGCAGGCGCATGAGGAATCGGCGCAGATCGTTGAGAAGGCGAGAAAGAGCGCACAGGCGGAGTATGAGAGCCGTATGGATGCAGCGGATACAGAGGCGCAGAAAATTATTGCCAACGCGCACAAGTCGATTGACCTTGAGCGTGAGAAAACCGTGCAGGAGCTGCAGTCGCAGATTGCGGGACTTGCCATGGCGGCAACCGCTAAGGTATTGGGCGACACGGATCAGGCAGCGCAGAACAAGCTTATGTATGAACAGTTTTTGGCGAAAACGGGTGGTTTAAATGACACAAACAGCAAATAA